In the genome of Hymenobacter cellulosivorans, one region contains:
- the murA gene encoding UDP-N-acetylglucosamine 1-carboxyvinyltransferase yields the protein MASFEVIGGHPLKGEIVPQGAKNEALQILCAVLLTSEPVTISNIPDIRDVNKLIELLRDMGVKVGKLASDTYRFQADAVNLDYLDSEQFVAQGRALRGSVMILGPMLARFGKCQLPKPGGDKIGRRPMDTHFLGLEKLGGKLTLEGTDFYRIKAENGLRGTYMLLDEASVTGTANIVMAAVLAQGTTTIYNAACEPYLQQLCKMLVRMGAKINGIGSNLLTIEGVESLGGTEHRMLPDMIEIGSFIGLAAMTGSEITIKDCQVPELGIIPDTFRKLGIQLEVRGDDIYVPAQDHYEIATYLDGSILTVSDHTWPGLTPDLLSIVLVVAIQAKGTVLIHQKMFESRLFFVDKLIDMGAQITLCDPHRAIVIGLDKRNALRGISMTSPDIRAGVALLIAALSADGRSVIDNVEQIDRGYQFIDKRLNALGAQIRRL from the coding sequence ATGGCTTCATTTGAAGTAATCGGCGGCCATCCGCTGAAGGGTGAAATTGTGCCTCAGGGCGCTAAAAACGAAGCCCTTCAAATCCTGTGTGCGGTTTTGCTCACCTCCGAGCCCGTCACCATCAGCAACATTCCCGACATCCGCGACGTGAACAAGCTCATCGAGCTGCTCCGCGACATGGGCGTCAAGGTTGGGAAGCTTGCCTCCGACACCTACCGCTTCCAGGCCGACGCTGTGAACCTGGACTACCTTGACTCCGAGCAGTTCGTGGCCCAGGGCCGGGCTTTGCGCGGCTCCGTGATGATTCTGGGCCCCATGCTGGCCCGCTTCGGCAAGTGCCAGCTACCCAAGCCCGGTGGCGACAAGATTGGCCGGCGGCCCATGGACACCCACTTTTTGGGTTTGGAAAAATTGGGCGGCAAGCTCACCCTTGAAGGCACCGATTTCTACCGTATCAAGGCCGAGAACGGTCTGCGCGGCACCTACATGCTGCTCGATGAAGCTTCGGTAACGGGTACGGCTAACATCGTCATGGCTGCCGTTCTGGCTCAGGGTACTACTACCATTTACAACGCTGCCTGTGAGCCGTACTTGCAGCAGCTGTGCAAAATGCTGGTGCGCATGGGCGCCAAAATTAATGGCATCGGCTCCAACCTGCTGACTATCGAAGGGGTGGAAAGCCTGGGCGGTACTGAGCACCGCATGCTGCCCGACATGATTGAAATCGGCTCATTTATCGGCCTAGCCGCCATGACGGGCTCCGAAATCACCATCAAGGACTGCCAGGTACCCGAGCTGGGCATCATCCCCGACACCTTCCGCAAACTGGGCATTCAGCTCGAAGTGCGGGGCGACGATATCTACGTACCGGCCCAGGACCATTACGAAATTGCCACCTACCTCGACGGCAGCATCCTGACTGTATCGGACCACACCTGGCCCGGCCTCACTCCCGACCTGCTCAGCATTGTGCTGGTAGTAGCCATCCAGGCCAAAGGCACCGTACTGATTCACCAGAAGATGTTCGAGTCGCGCCTGTTCTTCGTGGACAAGCTCATCGACATGGGCGCCCAGATTACGCTCTGTGACCCGCACCGCGCCATCGTCATTGGCCTCGACAAGCGCAACGCCCTGCGCGGCATCAGCATGACCTCGCCCGACATCCGGGCCGGCGTGGCCTTACTCATTGCGGCCCTCTCGGCTGATGGCCGCAGCGTCATTGACAACGTAGAGCAGATTGACCGGGGCTACCAATTCATCGACAAGCGCCTGAATGCCTTGGGCGCACAGATTCGGCGGCTCTAA
- the accB gene encoding acetyl-CoA carboxylase biotin carboxyl carrier protein yields MKAKELQDLIDFIAKSGLNKVNIETEEFKISVQREPNTKVVSSHVAAAPAAAPQATPAPVAAPAAAAPAAAPAAAPAAASSNHQPLKAPMIGTFYRSSSPESPAFVNVGDVVEKGQVICIIEAMKLFNEIEAEASGRIVKALVENATPVEYDQPLFLIEPM; encoded by the coding sequence ATGAAAGCCAAAGAACTCCAGGACCTGATTGATTTTATCGCCAAATCAGGGTTGAACAAAGTCAACATCGAAACCGAGGAATTTAAAATCTCGGTGCAGCGCGAGCCCAACACGAAAGTAGTGAGCAGCCACGTAGCCGCCGCTCCGGCTGCCGCTCCACAGGCAACCCCCGCCCCCGTAGCTGCTCCTGCCGCAGCTGCGCCAGCCGCTGCTCCCGCAGCTGCCCCGGCCGCGGCCAGCAGCAACCATCAGCCGCTGAAAGCCCCGATGATTGGCACGTTCTACCGCAGCAGCAGCCCCGAGTCGCCGGCTTTCGTGAACGTAGGCGACGTGGTGGAGAAAGGCCAGGTTATTTGCATCATCGAAGCCATGAAGCTCTTCAACGAGATTGAAGCCGAAGCTTCGGGCCGCATCGTGAAGGCGCTGGTGGAAAACGCCACGCCGGTCGAGTACGACCAGCCCCTGTTCCTGATCGAGCCGATGTAA
- a CDS encoding alpha-amylase, protein MNKLSAAALSGLLAAGLLLPSCSKDGVQPGTTSSPVAAATTNDAVAVNGVMMQAFYWDVPQSNPAGTWWQNLGSKAAELKAAGITALWLPPAYKGGSATDVGYGVYDRYDLGEFNQKGTVATRYGTISQLQGAITSLHNQGIQVYEDMVMNHLTFADNQELANNQYNVYTSFTYPGRNNTYSSYKWHWYNFSATQQAPNNGWYQWASYDFQPYANGDAYDNLLGSEIRYADTNNANETITWGNWITTKLSLDGYRLDATKHIQTAYVNRWLDAVKGSRFAVSEAWFRNLTDLNNYAAATGGRTSLFDVPLHYTFQDMSNGNGSWDMRGLQFAGFTEANGALSVSFVDNHDTDHPGALYSPVTNLKMLAYAYILTREKGYPCVFYKDYYNYGLGGQIKKLIEIRRANAYGAANEYTSINDADVYAYSRAGDASHPGLLVMLNDGSSGRSKTITTPFKSVTLTDKTGNSTATVTTNSAGTGTFPVNARSYSVWVPSTGTTTPPPTTGTTAVSFNVTYSGTTTGQDVYVLGSTAQLGAWNTANAIKLSGATYPVWKGTINLTSGTSVQYKYIRKDAAGNVLYEGGTNRSFTPSGTTQTRTETWQ, encoded by the coding sequence ATGAACAAACTTTCCGCAGCGGCCCTTTCGGGTCTGCTTGCCGCAGGCTTGCTCTTGCCGTCCTGTTCCAAGGATGGCGTGCAGCCCGGCACCACTTCGTCGCCCGTCGCGGCGGCTACTACCAACGACGCCGTAGCCGTCAACGGCGTGATGATGCAGGCGTTTTACTGGGACGTACCCCAGAGCAACCCGGCCGGCACGTGGTGGCAAAACCTGGGCAGCAAGGCCGCGGAGCTAAAGGCGGCCGGCATCACGGCCCTTTGGCTGCCCCCAGCCTACAAGGGCGGCAGCGCCACCGACGTAGGCTACGGCGTATATGACCGTTACGACCTGGGCGAGTTCAACCAGAAAGGCACCGTAGCTACCCGCTACGGCACGATTAGCCAGCTGCAGGGCGCTATTACGTCGCTGCACAACCAGGGCATTCAGGTATACGAGGACATGGTGATGAACCACCTTACCTTCGCCGACAACCAGGAGCTGGCCAACAACCAGTACAACGTCTACACCAGCTTTACTTACCCCGGCCGCAACAACACCTACAGCTCCTACAAGTGGCACTGGTACAACTTCTCGGCCACCCAGCAAGCTCCCAACAACGGCTGGTACCAGTGGGCCTCGTATGACTTCCAGCCCTACGCCAACGGTGACGCCTACGACAACCTGCTGGGCTCAGAAATCCGTTATGCCGATACCAATAACGCCAACGAAACCATTACCTGGGGCAACTGGATTACCACCAAGCTCAGCCTCGACGGGTACCGCCTCGACGCCACCAAGCACATCCAGACGGCCTACGTGAACCGCTGGCTCGACGCAGTGAAGGGCAGCCGCTTTGCCGTTAGTGAGGCCTGGTTCCGTAACCTCACGGACCTGAACAACTACGCCGCCGCCACCGGGGGCCGTACCAGCCTCTTCGACGTGCCCCTGCACTACACCTTCCAGGACATGAGCAACGGCAACGGCAGCTGGGATATGCGCGGGCTGCAATTCGCGGGCTTCACCGAAGCCAACGGGGCCCTGTCCGTGTCCTTCGTCGACAACCACGACACCGACCACCCCGGCGCACTGTATTCGCCCGTCACCAACCTCAAGATGCTGGCCTACGCCTACATCCTGACCCGGGAGAAGGGCTACCCTTGCGTGTTCTACAAAGACTACTACAACTACGGCCTGGGTGGCCAGATCAAGAAGCTCATCGAAATCCGCCGGGCCAACGCCTACGGGGCGGCCAATGAGTACACCTCCATCAACGACGCCGACGTGTACGCCTACTCCCGGGCCGGTGACGCCTCCCACCCCGGCCTGCTGGTCATGCTCAACGACGGCAGCTCGGGCCGCTCCAAAACCATTACCACGCCCTTCAAGAGCGTAACCCTTACCGACAAGACCGGCAACAGCACGGCCACCGTCACCACCAACTCGGCCGGCACCGGTACCTTCCCCGTCAATGCCCGCAGCTACTCAGTGTGGGTGCCCAGCACCGGCACCACCACGCCCCCGCCCACCACGGGCACCACGGCTGTGTCGTTCAACGTGACCTACAGCGGCACCACCACCGGCCAGGATGTGTACGTGCTGGGCAGCACCGCCCAGCTTGGCGCCTGGAACACGGCCAACGCCATCAAGCTCAGCGGCGCTACCTACCCCGTCTGGAAAGGCACCATCAACCTGACTAGCGGCACGAGCGTGCAGTACAAGTACATCCGCAAGGACGCGGCCGGCAACGTGCTCTATGAAGGCGGCACCAACCGCAGCTTCACCCCCAGCGGCACCACCCAGACCCGCACCGAAACCTGGCAGTAA
- a CDS encoding DUF805 domain-containing protein: protein MHYFINALKNHYADFNGRARRAEYWYFMLFNIIVSFVLGFVAGMLKMPWLASLFSLAVLIPGIAVAVRRMHDVGKSGWYLLIPIYNIILACTEGEKGPNAYGADPKGATATVASNPIA from the coding sequence ATGCACTACTTTATCAACGCCCTCAAAAACCATTACGCCGACTTCAATGGCCGTGCCCGCCGCGCCGAGTACTGGTACTTTATGCTTTTCAACATCATCGTCTCCTTCGTGCTGGGCTTCGTGGCGGGCATGCTGAAGATGCCCTGGCTGGCCAGCCTCTTCTCCCTAGCCGTGCTCATACCCGGCATTGCAGTAGCAGTGCGCCGTATGCACGATGTGGGCAAAAGCGGCTGGTATCTTCTGATCCCCATCTACAATATCATCCTGGCCTGCACCGAAGGCGAGAAGGGACCAAACGCTTACGGCGCCGACCCCAAAGGTGCCACTGCTACCGTAGCCTCGAACCCTATAGCATAG
- a CDS encoding ATP-dependent helicase, whose amino-acid sequence MALDYNKLLNPSQAAAVLQIDGPCMIIAGAGSGKTRVLTYRIANLLEQGVDPFNILALTFTNKAAKEMRARIEKVVGPEAKNVWMGTFHSVFAKILRSEADKIGFPRHFTIYDTQDSKTLITQIVKEMDLDDKLYKPSMVLGRISAAKNKLISVQQYLQDPVIRQDDDAALRPKIGAIYQQYHARCFKAGAMDFDDLLFNTNVLFKDHPDVLNKYQNIFKYVMVDEYQDTNYSQYLITRKLSAKERNICVVGDDAQSIYAFRGADITNILNFEKDYPELQVFKLEQNYRSTKNIVKAANSVIKNNKAQLRKDVFSENEEGTLIEVIKAASDNEEGKLVANSIYEDKMNQHLSYDDFAILYRTNAQSRAMEEALRKLNIKYKIVGGLSFYQRKEIKDLVAYLRLTVNHNDEQALRRVINYPKRGIGDTTISKLINTAEASNHSLWEVVSNANSFLTARIANPIETFAEQIKSYAVLAGKEDAFEAAKFIAKNSGMIEELYADKSIEGLSRYENIQELLNGVKAYTEDPEREDKSLASFLQDIALVTDADTKDAKDEGEAVTMMTIHSAKGLEFRNVYIVGMEENLFPSQMMITSRADLEEERRLFYVAITRAEKKLTLSYATSRYQWGNLRSCEKSRFLDEIDPQFVDFKFSSAGPGESPFGHVVERRSNLIPPAPRKTVAKGYTPPADFQPSDTSNLQTGQRVEHPKFGFGKVTKLEAQQGSTKAIIEFEEVGEKTLLLSFAKLRVLS is encoded by the coding sequence ATGGCATTAGATTACAACAAACTCCTGAACCCCTCGCAGGCCGCCGCGGTGCTGCAAATCGACGGCCCCTGCATGATTATCGCCGGTGCCGGCTCGGGCAAAACCCGGGTGCTGACCTACCGCATTGCCAACCTGCTTGAGCAGGGCGTCGACCCGTTCAACATCCTGGCCCTGACCTTTACCAACAAGGCCGCCAAGGAAATGCGCGCCCGTATCGAAAAGGTAGTGGGCCCCGAGGCCAAGAACGTCTGGATGGGCACCTTCCACTCGGTGTTTGCCAAAATTCTGCGCTCCGAGGCCGACAAAATCGGCTTCCCCCGCCACTTTACCATCTACGACACCCAGGACTCCAAGACGCTGATTACGCAGATCGTCAAGGAAATGGACCTGGACGACAAGCTCTACAAGCCGAGCATGGTGCTGGGCCGGATTTCGGCGGCCAAGAACAAGCTGATTTCGGTACAGCAGTACCTGCAGGACCCCGTCATCCGCCAGGACGACGACGCGGCCCTGCGCCCCAAAATTGGCGCTATCTACCAGCAGTACCACGCCCGCTGCTTCAAGGCCGGCGCCATGGACTTTGATGATCTGCTCTTCAACACGAACGTGCTCTTCAAGGACCACCCCGACGTGCTGAACAAGTACCAGAACATCTTCAAGTACGTGATGGTCGACGAGTATCAGGACACGAACTACTCCCAGTACCTAATAACGCGCAAGCTCTCGGCCAAGGAGCGGAATATCTGCGTCGTCGGCGACGACGCCCAGAGTATCTACGCCTTCCGCGGGGCCGACATTACCAACATTCTCAACTTCGAAAAGGATTACCCCGAGTTGCAGGTGTTTAAGCTGGAGCAGAACTACCGCTCCACGAAGAACATTGTGAAGGCCGCCAACTCGGTCATCAAGAACAACAAGGCCCAGCTGCGCAAGGACGTTTTCTCGGAAAACGAGGAAGGTACCCTGATTGAGGTTATCAAAGCTGCCTCGGACAACGAGGAAGGCAAGCTGGTGGCCAACAGCATCTACGAGGACAAGATGAACCAGCATCTGTCGTATGATGACTTCGCCATCCTCTACCGCACCAACGCCCAGAGCCGGGCCATGGAAGAAGCCCTGCGCAAGCTCAACATCAAGTACAAGATTGTGGGCGGTCTGAGCTTCTACCAGCGCAAGGAAATCAAGGACCTGGTGGCCTACCTGCGCCTGACGGTGAACCACAACGACGAGCAGGCCCTGCGCCGGGTTATCAACTACCCCAAGCGCGGCATCGGCGACACGACCATCAGCAAGCTGATTAACACGGCCGAGGCCAGCAACCACTCCCTGTGGGAAGTGGTCAGCAACGCCAACTCCTTCCTCACGGCCCGCATTGCCAACCCGATTGAAACCTTCGCCGAGCAGATCAAAAGCTACGCGGTGCTGGCCGGCAAGGAAGACGCCTTCGAGGCGGCCAAGTTCATTGCCAAGAACTCGGGCATGATTGAGGAGCTCTATGCCGACAAGAGCATCGAGGGCCTGAGCCGCTACGAGAACATCCAGGAACTCCTGAACGGCGTGAAAGCCTACACCGAGGACCCGGAGCGCGAAGACAAATCGTTGGCTTCCTTCCTGCAGGACATTGCCCTCGTCACCGACGCCGACACCAAGGACGCTAAGGACGAAGGCGAGGCCGTCACGATGATGACCATTCACTCGGCCAAGGGTCTGGAGTTCCGCAACGTCTACATCGTGGGCATGGAGGAAAACCTGTTCCCCTCGCAGATGATGATTACCTCCCGGGCCGATTTGGAGGAAGAGCGCCGCCTGTTCTACGTGGCCATTACCCGGGCTGAGAAGAAGCTGACCCTGAGCTACGCCACGTCCCGCTACCAGTGGGGCAACCTGCGCAGCTGCGAGAAAAGCCGCTTCCTCGACGAAATTGACCCCCAGTTCGTCGACTTCAAGTTCTCCTCGGCCGGCCCGGGCGAGTCGCCATTCGGCCACGTGGTGGAGCGCCGCTCGAACCTTATTCCCCCTGCCCCGCGTAAGACGGTGGCCAAGGGCTACACCCCGCCGGCCGATTTCCAGCCTAGTGATACGAGCAACCTGCAAACCGGGCAGCGCGTGGAGCATCCCAAGTTTGGTTTCGGCAAGGTCACCAAGCTCGAAGCCCAGCAAGGCTCCACCAAGGCCATTATCGAGTTCGAAGAAGTCGGCGAGAAGACGTTATTGCTGAGTTTTGCGAAATTGCGGGTGCTGAGCTAG
- a CDS encoding VOC family protein → MEDQQRKAAPTSTADSTPKVTGIGGIFFFSDNPQQTRDWYALNLGLEVNEWGSTFEFRNVDRPEEVHALQWSPFQTGTNYFAPSHKEFMINYRVQNIEGLVNRLRENGVTILDDVASSDYGKFVHVLDADGNKIELWEPR, encoded by the coding sequence ATGGAAGACCAGCAACGCAAAGCCGCCCCAACCTCTACTGCCGACTCTACCCCGAAAGTGACCGGTATCGGCGGGATCTTCTTTTTCTCCGACAACCCCCAGCAAACCCGGGACTGGTATGCCCTCAACCTAGGCCTGGAAGTCAACGAGTGGGGCTCGACCTTCGAGTTCCGCAACGTGGACCGGCCCGAGGAAGTGCACGCGCTGCAATGGAGCCCTTTTCAGACCGGCACCAACTATTTCGCGCCTTCCCACAAGGAGTTCATGATTAACTACCGGGTACAGAACATCGAGGGGCTAGTGAACAGGCTGCGAGAGAATGGGGTGACCATCCTCGACGACGTTGCCAGCTCCGACTACGGCAAATTCGTGCACGTCCTAGACGCGGATGGCAACAAGATTGAGCTCTGGGAGCCCCGCTAG
- the accC gene encoding acetyl-CoA carboxylase biotin carboxylase subunit: MFKKILIANRGEIALRIIRTCKEMGIKTVAVYSTADKESLHVRFADEAVCIGPPSSAQSYLNIPTLIAAAEITNADAIHPGYGFLSENAEFSRICQENNIKFIGASPEMINQMGDKASAKATMIKAGVPCIPGSVGLLDSLQDALKIAHKIKYPVILKATAGGGGRGMRVAHNDEELEKGWNDARTEAKAAFGNDGIYLEKFVVEPRHIEIQICGDQYGHVCHLSERDCSIQRRHQKLVEEAPSPFMTDELREKMGKAAIAGAAAINYEGVGTIEFLVDANRDFYFMEMNTRIQVEHPVTEEIINYDLIKEQIKVAAGVPISGNSYYPKMHAMECRINAEDPKNGFRPSPGKITVLHIPGGHGVRVDTHVYAGYTIPSNYDSMIAKLITVAQTREECIVKMKRALSEFVVEGVKTTIPFHLALMDNADFKAGNFNTGFLESSFDFSTL, from the coding sequence GTGTTTAAGAAAATACTGATTGCCAACCGGGGCGAAATTGCGTTGCGCATTATTCGCACCTGCAAGGAAATGGGCATCAAGACGGTGGCCGTTTACTCTACTGCCGACAAGGAAAGCCTGCACGTACGTTTCGCCGACGAGGCCGTGTGCATCGGCCCGCCCAGCAGCGCCCAGTCGTACCTGAACATCCCGACGCTGATTGCCGCCGCCGAAATCACCAACGCCGACGCCATTCATCCCGGCTACGGCTTCTTGTCGGAAAACGCGGAATTCTCGCGCATCTGCCAGGAAAACAACATCAAATTCATCGGGGCCTCGCCCGAGATGATCAATCAGATGGGCGACAAGGCCTCGGCCAAAGCCACTATGATTAAAGCCGGCGTGCCCTGCATTCCCGGCTCGGTGGGCCTGCTTGACTCTCTGCAGGACGCGCTAAAGATTGCCCACAAGATCAAGTACCCGGTTATCCTCAAGGCGACGGCCGGCGGCGGGGGCCGCGGGATGCGCGTGGCCCACAACGACGAGGAGCTGGAAAAAGGCTGGAATGACGCCCGTACTGAGGCCAAAGCCGCCTTCGGTAACGACGGTATCTACCTGGAGAAATTCGTGGTGGAGCCCCGCCACATCGAAATTCAGATCTGCGGCGACCAGTACGGCCACGTGTGCCACTTGTCGGAGCGTGACTGCTCGATTCAGCGCCGCCACCAGAAGCTAGTTGAGGAAGCTCCTTCGCCCTTCATGACCGACGAGCTGCGCGAGAAGATGGGCAAAGCCGCCATTGCTGGCGCGGCGGCCATCAACTACGAAGGCGTGGGCACCATCGAATTCTTGGTCGATGCCAACCGTGACTTCTACTTCATGGAGATGAACACCCGGATTCAGGTGGAGCACCCTGTGACCGAGGAAATCATCAACTACGACCTGATCAAAGAGCAGATCAAGGTGGCGGCCGGCGTCCCGATTTCGGGCAACAGCTACTACCCCAAGATGCACGCTATGGAGTGCCGCATCAACGCCGAGGACCCCAAAAACGGCTTCCGCCCCTCCCCCGGCAAAATCACCGTGCTGCACATTCCCGGCGGCCACGGTGTGCGCGTCGATACCCACGTGTACGCGGGCTACACCATCCCGTCGAACTACGACTCGATGATTGCCAAGCTCATTACCGTAGCCCAGACCCGCGAGGAGTGCATCGTGAAAATGAAGCGGGCGTTGTCGGAGTTCGTGGTAGAAGGCGTGAAAACGACGATTCCCTTCCACCTCGCGCTGATGGACAACGCCGATTTCAAAGCCGGCAACTTTAACACCGGCTTCCTGGAATCGTCCTTTGACTTCTCGACGCTGTAA
- a CDS encoding DUF3109 family protein, producing the protein MIIIQNTVISDDVRDNFFVCNLEACKGACCVEGDLGAPLEAHELQILQDEYHKIKPFLTEAGQQAIEQQGLYIKDWEGDYSTTTINDRECAYALYDERGILKCGIEQAYLAGVTTFKKPISCHLYPIRITKYEDFEALNYDRWNICNPACSFGASLGVRIYQFLKEPLVRKYGEEWYEELVTEIETNSPPINA; encoded by the coding sequence ATGATTATCATTCAGAATACGGTCATTTCCGACGACGTGCGCGACAATTTCTTTGTCTGCAACCTGGAAGCCTGCAAGGGCGCCTGCTGCGTAGAAGGTGACCTTGGTGCCCCGTTGGAGGCCCATGAGCTGCAGATTCTGCAGGACGAGTACCACAAGATTAAACCCTTCCTCACCGAGGCCGGGCAGCAGGCCATCGAACAACAGGGCCTGTATATCAAAGACTGGGAGGGTGACTACAGCACCACGACCATCAACGACCGGGAGTGCGCCTACGCCCTGTACGACGAGCGGGGCATCCTCAAGTGCGGCATCGAGCAGGCCTATCTGGCGGGCGTGACGACCTTCAAAAAGCCTATCAGCTGCCACCTCTACCCGATCCGCATTACCAAGTACGAGGACTTTGAGGCCCTGAACTACGACCGGTGGAACATCTGCAACCCGGCCTGCAGCTTCGGTGCCAGCCTCGGAGTGCGCATCTACCAGTTCCTCAAAGAGCCCCTGGTGCGCAAGTATGGGGAGGAATGGTACGAGGAGTTGGTTACTGAGATTGAAACCAACAGCCCGCCGATCAACGCGTAA
- the efp gene encoding elongation factor P produces MATTADFRNGLVLEYNNDLYVITEFQHVKPGKGPAFVRTKLRNIKTGKVLDNTFNAGVKVTTARVEQRPHQFLYKDDYGYTFMDNSTFEQVSLPEAMVPFADLMKEGQEATILFHAETEQPLTAELPTTVELMVTYTEPGLRGDTATNTLKPATVETGARIQVPLFIEQDTKIRVDTRDYSYVERVK; encoded by the coding sequence ATGGCCACTACCGCAGATTTTCGCAACGGTCTGGTACTCGAGTACAACAATGACCTCTACGTCATTACCGAATTCCAGCACGTGAAACCGGGCAAAGGTCCCGCCTTTGTGCGCACCAAGCTCCGTAACATCAAAACCGGCAAAGTGCTGGACAACACCTTCAACGCCGGCGTGAAAGTAACCACCGCCCGCGTCGAGCAGCGTCCGCACCAGTTCTTGTATAAGGACGACTACGGCTATACGTTCATGGACAACTCGACCTTCGAGCAGGTATCCCTGCCCGAAGCCATGGTGCCCTTCGCCGACCTGATGAAGGAAGGTCAGGAAGCAACCATCCTGTTTCATGCCGAAACCGAGCAGCCCCTGACGGCCGAACTGCCCACCACCGTGGAGCTGATGGTGACCTACACCGAGCCCGGCCTGCGCGGCGACACCGCTACCAACACGCTGAAGCCCGCCACCGTGGAAACCGGGGCCCGCATTCAGGTGCCGCTGTTCATTGAGCAAGACACCAAAATCCGCGTCGACACCCGCGACTACTCCTATGTCGAAAGAGTCAAATAA
- a CDS encoding DUF4290 domain-containing protein translates to MALPSPFKHELLLREYGQSTYELIQQLRTIEDREERTKRAQQIVQLIFRLNPTLREQPDAQAKVWNHVFEMTDGELDVDSPFPLHALDILAKQPARVAYPIKSPKLKAYGRSVEVMIEQALALEDAAEREQATITIGRTMKFLYRSYSKENAKDVTILKHLKELSGGKLELDPAQVDANNLFDFAAAPVGGRPAPFIVPQPRAERAERGERGDREGRRGGNNNRRDKQRRGGKKGRQEPQQPPQ, encoded by the coding sequence ATGGCATTACCTTCGCCTTTTAAACATGAGCTGCTCCTGCGCGAATACGGGCAGAGCACCTACGAGCTGATTCAGCAGCTGCGCACGATTGAAGATCGGGAAGAGCGCACCAAGCGGGCTCAGCAGATTGTGCAGCTCATCTTCCGTCTCAACCCCACCCTGCGCGAGCAGCCCGACGCCCAGGCCAAAGTCTGGAACCACGTCTTCGAAATGACCGACGGTGAGCTGGATGTGGACAGTCCCTTCCCGCTGCACGCCCTGGATATTCTGGCCAAGCAGCCCGCCCGCGTGGCATATCCTATCAAGTCGCCCAAGCTCAAGGCCTACGGCCGCAGCGTGGAAGTGATGATTGAGCAGGCTCTGGCCCTGGAAGATGCCGCCGAACGGGAGCAGGCCACCATCACCATCGGCCGCACCATGAAGTTCTTGTACCGCTCCTACAGCAAGGAAAACGCCAAGGATGTAACCATCCTCAAGCACCTCAAAGAGCTGTCGGGCGGCAAGCTGGAGCTGGACCCGGCCCAGGTGGATGCCAATAATCTGTTCGACTTCGCCGCTGCTCCTGTTGGCGGCCGGCCAGCGCCCTTCATCGTACCCCAACCCCGCGCCGAGCGGGCGGAACGCGGGGAGCGTGGCGACCGGGAAGGCCGCCGGGGCGGCAACAACAACCGCCGGGACAAGCAGCGGCGCGGCGGCAAAAAAGGCCGCCAGGAACCTCAGCAGCCACCCCAGTAA